In a single window of the Mustela nigripes isolate SB6536 chromosome 17, MUSNIG.SB6536, whole genome shotgun sequence genome:
- the LOC132005713 gene encoding zinc finger protein 665-like codes for MPRVRQALQQTLVPARAPAGPHGRRPHTYRACGKAFHEKSGLAHHHRTHTGERPVGAPRAPRGGTEPDAGGAAEAHGREAIPVPAVRRALHQVIRAHPAREIPPRREALTLRLRGKAFSQNMQLAEHPRSHPGDRPAQCSACGRSYSQRPTWPSSSAHIGERPFPGQECGKVFSQKAPLSTTYRSTPARSRTAGPVRAQLPEGVIPVPATAIHSDKRPFQCGVWASPPRSARQGPHRQEALSVRAVGQGLRPPAHADRAPGIPHLGEPCESCPRGRPSGA; via the coding sequence ATGCCACGTGTGCGGCAGGCGCTTCAGCAAACGCTTGTCCCTGCTCGGGCACCCGCGGGCCCCCACGGGCGCCGGCCCCACACATACCGGGCGTGCGGGAAGGCCTTCCACGAGAAGTCCGGCCTGGCCCACCATCACCGCACGCACACGGGCGAGCGGCCTGTGGGTGCCCCGAGAGCGCCAAGAGGGGGCACAGAGCCCGACGCTGGCGGAGCAGCAGAAGCACACGGACGAGAAGCCATACCGGTGCCGGCGGTGCGGAGGGCGCTTCACCAAGTCATCCGCGCTCATCCTGCGCGAGAAATTCCACCCCGGCGAGAGGCCCTCACGCTGCGCCTACGCGGCAAGGCCTTTAGCCAGAACATGCAGCTCGCCGAGCACCCGCGCAGCCACCCCGGCGACAGGCCGGCCCAGTGCAGCGCCTGCGGCAGGTCCTACAGCCAGAGGCCTACCTGGCCGTCCAGCAGCGCACACATCGGTGAGCGGCCCTTCCCGGGCCAGGAGTGCGGCAAGGTCTTCAGCCAGAAGGCGCCCCTCTCTACCACCTACAGATCCACGCCGGCGAGAAGCCGCACCGCTGGGCCAGTGCGGGCGCAGCTCCCGGAAGGTGTCATTCCTGTTCCAGCGACGGCCATCCACAGCGACAAGAGGCCCTTCCAGTGCGGCGTGTGGGCAAGTCCACCCCGGTCAGCACGGCAGGGTCCACATCGGCAAGAAGCCCTGTCAGTGCGCGCAGTGGGGCAAGGCCTTCGGCCACCGGCCCACGCTGACCGGGCACCAGGGATTCCACACCTGGGAGAGCCCTGCGAAAGCTGCCCAAGGGGAAGGCCTTCAGGCGCATAG